The following is a genomic window from Geminicoccaceae bacterium.
AAATCGACCAACCGTATCATGATGCAGAGTACGCCCCTGGCGCAATGGCACGCGAATCATGGAACGCTTGGCTTGTTCCGTGGCTTTGCGAACCGCCTCGGGAACCTCCCTGGCCTTGCCGCTACCGTAACCGACGCGCCCCTTTCCATCACCAACGACGACAAGTGCGGAAAAGCCAAAACGCCGGCCACCCTTTACCACCTTCGCTACACGATTGACATTAACCAGCCGATCCGTGAGCTCGGAATCCTGACGGTCTTCGTTACCGCGACCTCGTGCCATCTCAAATCCTCACTTAAAACGCCAAGCCGGCTTCACGGGCACCATCCGCGAGCGCCTTGACCCGTCCGTGATACCGATAGCCACCACGATCGAACACAACTTGCTCAATTCCTTCGGCTTTCGCGCGTCGAGCCAACAACTCACCTACCTTTTTTGCGGCTTCCTGATCAGCACCCGTTTTAAGTGCCGACCGCAAATCCTTGTCAAGCGTTGATGCTGCTGCAATTGTCCTACCTGCCACATCATCGATAATCTGACCGTAAATATGCCGGCCAGAACGAAACACCGAAAGCCTCAACCGCCCCTTCGATCGCTGCCGCAAAGCGAAGCGAGACCTCATTTCACGCCGAAGATGCTTTTGCTTAGAATTTAGCATGGCTATTTCTTCTTGCCTTCCTTGCGCAGGATCGCCTCATCAGAGTAACGAATCCCCTTACCCTTGTAAGGCTCTGGCTTACGAAAACTCCGGATCTCGGAGGCGATCTGCCCCACTCGCCGCTTTTCAGCACCACTGATACTGATCGCAGTGGGCGATTCACAGACGATCTTCACATCTTCCGGAATCGCGAACTTGATATCGTGGCTGTAACCAAGCTGCAAGTTCAAGACCCTGCCGTCAACTGCCGCGCGATATCCAACACCGGCAATCACCAAGTTGCGGGTGAAGCCCTGGCTGACACCGGTGACCATGTTCTGAACCAGAGACCGAGAAAGTCCCCACATCTGCCGCCCGCGCTTGTCCTCGTTGCGAGGTGCAACTTTCACTGCCCCATCATTGAGTTCAACGGCAATTTCCTGTGGCAACGTTTCCGATAGCTCGCCAAGCTTGCCCTTGACGACAACCTCCTGGCCATCAATTGCCACGGTTACTCCACTGGGAACCACGACAGCATGTTTTCCGATACGCGACATGGTCAAAACACCGTGCAGAGAATTTCACCACCGACATGCTGCTCGCGGGCCTCATTGTCGGAGATCACTCCCCGCGGTGTCGACAGTATGGCAATGCCGAGACCGTTATAGACCCGAGGCAGATCACTCACGCCCGCGTAGATTCGCCTGCCGGGACGACTGACACGCTTGAGTTGCCGGATGACAGGTTCACCATTTTGATACTTAAGCTCGATCGACAGCTCCCGTTTTGTAGGATTGTCTTCAACCGCGTCGTAACCTCGAATATATCCCTCCCGACGCAACACATCGAGAACGTTCAAGCGAAGTTTGGACATTGGAGAACGAACGGAGCTCTTGTACGCCATCTGTCCGTTGCGAATACGAGTGAGCATATCGCCAAGCGGGTCACTCATGGACATTTTCTTATGCTCCCGCCTTACCAGCTAGCCTTGACGACACCCGGTACCAGGCCTTCAGAGGCCAGATCCCGAAGTGCAATACGTGAAAGACCAAATTTTCGATAATAGGCACGTGGGCGTCCTGTCAGATTACATCTGTTGCGGACACGCACCTTCGAACTGTTGCGCGGCAGCTTGGCAAGTGCAAGCACCGCCTCAAACCGCTCTTCCGGATCACCTTCCTTGTTGGAAATGAGCGCCTTAAGCGATGCACGCTTGTCTGCATACCTGTCTACCATCGCGCGACGACGATTGTTCTTCTCGATCATGCCTTTCTTGGCCATGCCCGTTTCTCCTTATTTCCGGAACGGCATGTCGAAACCGCGCAAAAGCTCTCTTGCTTCATCATCGGTCTTGGCCGTGGTGCAAATGATGACGTCCATTCCCCGCATCTCGTCAACCTCATCGTAATTGATCTCGGGAAAGACGATCTGTTCCTTCAGACCGAAAGCATAATTCCCCCGGCCGTCAAAGCTCTTGTCCGAAATACCCCGAAAATCCCGAACACGAGGCAGCGCAATTGTGACCAACCGATCCAGAAACTCGTACATCCGTTCACGTCTGAGCGTGACCTTCGCTCCGATCGCCATGCCTTCACGAAGTTTGAAATTGGCAACAGACTTGCGTGCCCGGCATGTATAGGGCTTCTGGCCACTGATCTTCGTAAGTTCGGCGACGGCATTGGTCAGCTTCTTACTGTCCGAAACAGCTTTGCCAACCGCCATGTTGATGACGATCTTGTCCAGCCTTGGAACTTCCATCGAGTTTTTGTACCCGAACTTTTCAGTGAGGTTCTTGCGGACAACCTTGTCATAATGTTGCTTCAATCGAGTCATTGTCCGTTCCTCATCGATCGATGATCTCGCCGGAGCGCTTGGAAAAGCGGACCTTCTTGCCATCTTCGAGATATCTGAAACCGACACGCGTCGGTTTTCCGTCCTTTGGATCAACGTGAGCGACATTGGACACCGAAATCGGCGCTTCGCGGCTGATGATGCCCCCCTCGCCACGAGGGCCTGGCTTCTCATGACGCTTAATCATTGCAACACCAGACACGATCACACGCTGTTCGTTCGGCAGTACCTTGACGACTTCGCCTTCGTGCCCCCTGTCGCGCCCGGCGAGTACGATAACCTTGTCGCCCTTTCTAATCCTGGCAGCCATCAGAGCACCTCCGGCGCAAGACTGATGATCTTCATAAATCTTTTGGCGCGCAACTCGCGGGTCACCGGACCAAAGATACGAGTACCAATCGGTTCCCCCGCGTTGTTGATCAACACAGCGGCATTCCGGTCGAACCGAATGGCCGTGCCATCAGGTCGATGAATCTCCTTGGCCGTCCGAACGATGACCGCTCGATGTACATCACCTTTCTTCACACGACCACGCGGAATGGCCTCCTTGACGGCCACGACAATGACATCGCCAACGGAACCATATCTACGCTGGGATCCGCCAAGTACGCGAATACACTGAACACGACGTGCACCGGAATTGTCGGCAACGTCGAGATTTGATTCTGGCTGAATCATGACCTGGTTCCCTAGCCTCCCACTACAGCGGCGGCATCGGACTGGTCAGTAAGGACTTCCCAGCGTTTGCTCTTCGAAATAGGACGACATTCACGGATACGTACGACATCACCAACCTTGAACTGATTGGCATCATCGTGAGCAGCGTAGCGCTTCGAACGACGAATGTACTTCTTATACAAGGGATGCATCAAACGACGTTCGACATTGACGATCACCGTCTTGTCGCCCTTGTCGCTGACAACCGTACCCTGCAAAACGCGCCTAGGCATTTCTGTCTCCTTAGACCGCCGAAGTCGGATTTTCAGCCGCGCGGCGCTCATGCAGCACTGTCATGATCCGGGCGATATCACGGCGCACTTCGCGAACTCGCGAAGTTCCCTCAAGCTGGCCTGTTGCCTTTTGAAACCTCAAATTGAATTGCTCTTTTTTGAGCTGAATCAGTTGATCACCCAACTGATCGACCGTCTGCGCACGCGCGTCGGAAGCCTTCATCACTTAAACCTCCTGAACGCGACGCACGAAACGCGTACCGATCGGCAACTTCGCCGAACCCCGCCGAATAGCCTCTTCAGCCAGTTCTCCCGGAACACCGTCAATTTCAAACATGATGCGACCGGGCTTCACGGGAGCAACCCAGAATTCAACCGATCCCTTGCCCTTGCCCATCCGCACCTCAGCCGGCTTCTTCGATACCGGCTTGTCCGGAAAGACGCGTATCCACACCCGCCCCGCACGTTTCAAATGTCGGGTAATCGCCCGACGAGCGGCCTCAATCTGCCTCGCGGTAATGCGTCCAGGTTCGGTCGCCTTCATGCCGAAGGCCCCAAAATTCAACGCAGCCCCACCCTTTGCGAGACCGTGAATGCGCCCCTTATGGGCCTTGCGAAATTTTGTTCGTTTCGGTTGCAACATCGATCGGTTTCCTTAGCCCCGGCCAGGACCTTGCTCGTTCATCCGCTTTTCGAAGGCCATGGGATCGTGTTCCATGATCTCGCCACGGAAAATCCATACCTTTATACCGCAGGTACCGTATGCCGTGTTGGCCGTCGCCCGGCCGAAATCGACACTGGCACGCAGGGTATGCAGCGGAACACGCCCCTCACGATACCATTCGGTACGCGCAATCTCCGCACCGCCGAGACGACCACCACACGTCACCTTGATGCCTTGGGCACCAATACGCATGGCAGATTGAACCGCGCGTTTCATCGCTCGACGAAACGTCACTCGCCGCTCAAGCTGTTGGGCGATATTTTCAGCGACGAGACGTGCATCAAGCTCCGGCTTGCGTACTTCGACGATGTTCAGGTGAACGTCACCCTTGCACATCTGGGACAGCTGCTTGCGGAGGTTTTCTATCTCCTGCCCCTTCTTTCCGATGACCACACCGGGCCGGGCGGAATACAAGGTGATACGAGCACGCTTAGCCGGCCGCTCAATGACGATACGACTCAATGCCGCCTGGCTTAGGCGCTCGTGCAGAAATTTACGGATCTTGAGATCCTCGTCCAGCATCTGGGCGTAATCC
Proteins encoded in this region:
- the rplE gene encoding 50S ribosomal protein L5, producing the protein MDEERTMTRLKQHYDKVVRKNLTEKFGYKNSMEVPRLDKIVINMAVGKAVSDSKKLTNAVAELTKISGQKPYTCRARKSVANFKLREGMAIGAKVTLRRERMYEFLDRLVTIALPRVRDFRGISDKSFDGRGNYAFGLKEQIVFPEINYDEVDEMRGMDVIICTTAKTDDEARELLRGFDMPFRK
- the rplF gene encoding 50S ribosomal protein L6, whose amino-acid sequence is MSRIGKHAVVVPSGVTVAIDGQEVVVKGKLGELSETLPQEIAVELNDGAVKVAPRNEDKRGRQMWGLSRSLVQNMVTGVSQGFTRNLVIAGVGYRAAVDGRVLNLQLGYSHDIKFAIPEDVKIVCESPTAISISGAEKRRVGQIASEIRSFRKPEPYKGKGIRYSDEAILRKEGKKK
- the rplR gene encoding 50S ribosomal protein L18; the protein is MLNSKQKHLRREMRSRFALRQRSKGRLRLSVFRSGRHIYGQIIDDVAGRTIAAASTLDKDLRSALKTGADQEAAKKVGELLARRAKAEGIEQVVFDRGGYRYHGRVKALADGAREAGLAF
- the rplX gene encoding 50S ribosomal protein L24 — its product is MAARIRKGDKVIVLAGRDRGHEGEVVKVLPNEQRVIVSGVAMIKRHEKPGPRGEGGIISREAPISVSNVAHVDPKDGKPTRVGFRYLEDGKKVRFSKRSGEIIDR
- the rpsC gene encoding 30S ribosomal protein S3, yielding MGQKVNPIGLRLGINRTWDSRWYGDADYAQMLDEDLKIRKFLHERLSQAALSRIVIERPAKRARITLYSARPGVVIGKKGQEIENLRKQLSQMCKGDVHLNIVEVRKPELDARLVAENIAQQLERRVTFRRAMKRAVQSAMRIGAQGIKVTCGGRLGGAEIARTEWYREGRVPLHTLRASVDFGRATANTAYGTCGIKVWIFRGEIMEHDPMAFEKRMNEQGPGRG
- the rpsN gene encoding 30S ribosomal protein S14, which translates into the protein MAKKGMIEKNNRRRAMVDRYADKRASLKALISNKEGDPEERFEAVLALAKLPRNSSKVRVRNRCNLTGRPRAYYRKFGLSRIALRDLASEGLVPGVVKASW
- the rplP gene encoding 50S ribosomal protein L16, which codes for MLQPKRTKFRKAHKGRIHGLAKGGAALNFGAFGMKATEPGRITARQIEAARRAITRHLKRAGRVWIRVFPDKPVSKKPAEVRMGKGKGSVEFWVAPVKPGRIMFEIDGVPGELAEEAIRRGSAKLPIGTRFVRRVQEV
- the rpmC gene encoding 50S ribosomal protein L29; amino-acid sequence: MKASDARAQTVDQLGDQLIQLKKEQFNLRFQKATGQLEGTSRVREVRRDIARIMTVLHERRAAENPTSAV
- the rplN gene encoding 50S ribosomal protein L14; protein product: MIQPESNLDVADNSGARRVQCIRVLGGSQRRYGSVGDVIVVAVKEAIPRGRVKKGDVHRAVIVRTAKEIHRPDGTAIRFDRNAAVLINNAGEPIGTRIFGPVTRELRAKRFMKIISLAPEVL
- the rpsH gene encoding 30S ribosomal protein S8, whose protein sequence is MSMSDPLGDMLTRIRNGQMAYKSSVRSPMSKLRLNVLDVLRREGYIRGYDAVEDNPTKRELSIELKYQNGEPVIRQLKRVSRPGRRIYAGVSDLPRVYNGLGIAILSTPRGVISDNEAREQHVGGEILCTVF
- the rpsE gene encoding 30S ribosomal protein S5, which gives rise to MARGRGNEDRQDSELTDRLVNVNRVAKVVKGGRRFGFSALVVVGDGKGRVGYGSGKAREVPEAVRKATEQAKRSMIRVPLRQGRTLHHDTVGRFGAGRVLLRSAPPGTGIIAGGPMRAVFEALGIGDVVAKSTGSSNPHNMVKATFAALKGMDSPRSIAAKRGKKVSDIVGRRDHDQGSEQFKSE
- the rpsQ gene encoding 30S ribosomal protein S17, whose protein sequence is MPRRVLQGTVVSDKGDKTVIVNVERRLMHPLYKKYIRRSKRYAAHDDANQFKVGDVVRIRECRPISKSKRWEVLTDQSDAAAVVGG